One region of Parambassis ranga chromosome 21, fParRan2.1, whole genome shotgun sequence genomic DNA includes:
- the LOC114426249 gene encoding ATP synthase subunit beta, mitochondrial-like, producing the protein MLGAVGRCCSGALQALKPGVSSLKTLSGRHAALNSSRAYAAPAARAALANGRIVAVIGAVVDVQFDEALPPILNALEVLGRESRLVLEVAQHLGENTVRTIAMDGTEGLVRGQQVLDTGAPIRIPVGPETLGRIMNVIGEPIDERGPINTKLTAPIHAEAPEFTDMSVEQEILVTGIKVVDLLAPYAKGGKIGLFGGAGVGKTVLIMELINNVAKAHGGYSVFAGVGERTREGNDLYHEMIESGVINLKDTTSKVALVYGQMNEPPGARARVALTGLTVAEYFRDQEGQDVLLFIDNIFRFTQAGSEVSALLGRIPSAVGYQPTLATDMGTMQERITTTKKGSITSVQAIYVPADDLTDPAPATTFAHLDATTVLSRAIAELGIYPAVDPLDSTSRIMDPNIVGAEHYDVARGVQKILQDYKSLQDIIAILGMDELSEEDKLTVARARKIQRFLSQPFQVAEVFTGHLGKLVPLKETIKGFKSILAGEYDALPEQAFYMVGPIEEVVQKAEKLAEEHS; encoded by the exons ACCCTCAGCGGGAGACATGCGGCTCTTAATTCGA GCAGGGCTTACGCTGCCCCAGCTGCTCGGGCAGCCCTGGCTAATGGCCGCATAGTGGCTGTTATCGGTGCTGTGGTGGATGTCCAGTTTGACGAAGCCCTGCCTCCCATTCTCAATGCACTGGAGGTGCTTGGCCGTGAGAGCAGGCTGGTGCTGGAGGTGGCACAGCACCTGG GTGAAAACACAGTGAGGACCATTGCCATGGATGGTACAGAGGGTCTGGTCCGTGGTCAGCAGGTGCTTGACACTGGGGCTCCCATCAGGATTCCTGTGGGTCCCGAGACACTGGGCAGGATTATGAATGTGATCGGAGAACCCATTGACGAGAGGGGTCCAATTAATACAAAACT GACTGCTCCTATTCATGCTGAAGCCCCTGAGTTCACCGACATGAGTGTGGAGCAGGAGATCCTGGTGACTGGCATCAAAGTGGTAGATCTGCTGGCACCGTATGCCAAGGGTGGAAAGATCG GTCTGTTTGGCGGCGCCGGTGTGGGCAAGACTGTATTGATCATGGAGCTGATCAACAATGTGGCCAAAGCTCATGGTGGTTATTCTGTGTTTGCCGGAGTGGGAGAAAGAACCCGTGAGGGGAATGACTTGTACCACGAGATGATCGAGTCTGGTGTCATCAACCTGAAGGACACCACATCAAAG GTGGCGTTGGTGTACGGGCAGATGAACGAGCCTCCAGGTGCTCGTGCCAGAGTTGCTCTCACTGGTCTGACTGTTGCTGAATACTTCCGTGACCAGGAGGGACAGGATGTACTTCTCTTCATCGACAACATCTTCAGGTTTACCCAGGCTGGATCAGAG GTGTCTGCCCTGCTCGGTCGTATCCCCTCTGCTGTGGGTTACCAGCCAACGTTGGCCACTGATATGGGTACTATGCAGGAGAGAATTACCACCACTAAGAAGGGCTCCATTACCTCAGTGCaa GCTATCTATGTGCCTGCTGATGACCTTACTGACCCTGCTCCAGCCACCACCTTTGCTCACTTGGATGCTACAACTGTCCTTTCCCGTGCTATAGCTGAGCTGGGTATCTATCCCGCTGTGGACCCTCTGGATTCCACTTCCCGCATCATGGACCCTAACATTGTTGGGGCTGAACACTATGATGTTGCTCGAGGTGTGCAGAAGATTCTTCAG GACTATAAATCACTGCAGGACATCATTGCTATCTTAGGTATGGATGAATtgtctgaggaggacaaacTGACTGTAGCTCGTGCCCGCAAGATCCAGCGCTTCCTGTCTCAGCCGTTCCAGGTTGCTGAGGTCTTTACGGGCCATTTGGGCAAGCTTGTCCCACTGAAGGAAACCATCAAAGGCTTCAAAAGCATTCTAGCAG GTGAATATGATGCCCTGCCAGAGCAGGCTTTCTACATGGTGGGTCCTATTGAAGAAGTGGTCCAAAAGGCTGAGAAGCTGGCCGAGGAACATTCATAA
- the zgc:172182 gene encoding coiled-coil domain-containing protein 89: MATPDAENLRKAVCSAVEEHMNCIQKSLEYLPSLTTEDITDRKMLRSRIDEQSNLICILKQRADKTLLRCQALQKINTELEDQATHCRKELESERKRAETLAQRFFDLSDNNEAIIAFMEEHKNHNAQLKEENKQLRSENDSLFSQKLHNQEVHIQKLTEEMKLLTEKYTNKENEYWKKLDTYKTKHQEQETHYKAKEASQLNQLSDFKLKLQEAKEQYALLEISMRESITSISKDKDRLLELSMERGKEIQEKQQQIQQLESKLKEERKARIRAEDRFEQEAQTVNANLRVKSLQSALDEATIKFQKLQKDFNAFKEHSANLLTQERELNKRLRHMKL, translated from the exons ATGGCGACTCCAGATGCAGAAAACCTAAGGAAGGCGGTGTGCAGCGCTGTAGAGGAG CATATGAACTGTATTCAGAAGTCACTGGAGTATCTTCCAAGTCTCACTACAGAGGATATAACAGACAGAAAGATGCTGCGATCCAGAATAGATGAACAGTCAAACTTGATCTGCATACTGAAGCAGAGAGCAGATAAGACGCTTCTTCGATGTCAAGCGCTGCAGAAAATCAACACAGAGCTCGAGGACCAAGCGACACACTGCAGGAAAGAGCTGGAAAGTGAGCGAAAGAGAGCAGAAACGTTAGCGCAAAGATTTTTTGATTTATCAGACAACAATGAGGCAATTATTGCTTTCATGGAGGAGCACAAAAATCATAATGCTCAGCTGAAGGAGGAAAATAAACAGCTGCGGTCAGAAAATGACTCACTTTTTTCCCAAAAGTTACACAACCAAGAAGTACACATTCAAAAGCTCACTGAAGAAATGAAACTGCTAACTGAGAAATACACAAACAAGGAAAATGAATACTG GAAGAAATTAGACACATACAAGACAAAACACCAGGAACAAGAAACTCACTATAAAGCCAAGGAGGCATCGCAGCTTAATCAGCTGAGTGATTTTAAGCTGAAGCTACAAGAAGCTAAGGAACAATACGCTTTGTTGGAAATCAGCATGAGGGAAAGCATAACAAGCATCAGCAAAGATAAGGACAGATTATTGGAGCTTTCTATGGAAAGAGGCAAAGAAATACAG GAGAAACAACAGCAAATCCAGCAGCTGGAATCTAAGttgaaagaagagagaaaagccCGGATCAGAGCCGAAGACAG GTTTGAACAGGAAGCACAAACAGTCAACGCCAATTTAAGAGTTAAGTCTCTTCAATCTGCTCTTGATGAAGCCACAATCAAGTTTCAAAAGCTTCAAAAG GACTTTAATGCCTTCAAGGAGCACAGTGCCAACCTCCTCACACAGGAGAGGGAGCTAAATAAGAGACTCCGCCATATGAAATTATAG